In the genome of Porphyrobacter sp. ULC335, one region contains:
- a CDS encoding S24 family peptidase produces the protein MKETQQIPAETPSGPRARLLELSQVRGVSLAALSELLGRNPSYLQQFIRKGSPRKLEEQDRATLARFLGVGEEELREAQENSYTKAGRTRDAGDWVDVPRLDVGASAGPGRVPGSEAAFDTFRFSRRWLAEQGLERAQLSAITVEGDSMEPLLNNGDEILIDCSPRPFRDGIHVVRLGETLMVKRVASAGPGRVALLSQNFAYPPVEVAVDEVTIIGRVVWKGGRV, from the coding sequence ATGAAGGAAACCCAACAGATTCCCGCCGAAACACCCTCCGGCCCGCGGGCGCGTTTGCTGGAATTGTCGCAGGTACGGGGCGTCAGCCTGGCCGCGCTCTCCGAATTGCTCGGGCGTAATCCGTCCTATCTCCAGCAATTCATTCGCAAAGGCTCACCCCGCAAGCTTGAGGAGCAGGACCGTGCCACGCTTGCGCGCTTTCTCGGCGTCGGAGAGGAGGAATTGCGCGAGGCGCAGGAAAATTCCTATACAAAGGCCGGCAGGACGCGCGATGCAGGTGACTGGGTGGATGTGCCGCGGCTTGATGTCGGCGCGTCAGCCGGGCCGGGCAGGGTGCCGGGCAGCGAAGCCGCCTTCGACACCTTCCGCTTCTCGCGCCGCTGGCTGGCGGAACAGGGGCTGGAGCGCGCGCAGCTATCAGCGATCACGGTCGAGGGGGATTCGATGGAGCCGCTGCTCAACAATGGCGACGAAATCCTCATCGATTGCAGCCCGCGCCCGTTCCGCGACGGCATCCACGTGGTGCGGCTGGGCGAGACGCTGATGGTGAAGCGCGTCGCCAGCGCGGGGCCGGGGCGGGTGGCGCTGCTCTCGCAGAATTTCGCCTACCCGCCTGTGGAGGTCGCGGTGGATGAGGTGACGATTATCGGGCGGGTTGTGTGGAAGGGGGGGCGGGTGTGA
- a CDS encoding MBL fold metallo-hydrolase: protein MRAAIIPVTPLQQNCSLIWCTKTMKGALVDPGGDLDKLKEGVAKAGVTLEKILVTHGHLDHCGQAGMLADELGLDIEGPHEDDLFWIDQLDDDGPRWGMVAKSFTPTRWLKHGDTVTVGELTLDVIHCPGHTPGHVVFFHEPSRFAIVGDVLFQGSIGRTDFPRGNHQDLIDSITQRLWPLGEDVMFIPGHGPTSTFGRERKTNAFVSDYALS from the coding sequence ATGCGCGCCGCGATCATCCCGGTGACGCCGCTCCAGCAGAACTGCTCGCTGATCTGGTGCACCAAGACCATGAAGGGCGCGCTGGTCGATCCCGGCGGGGATCTCGACAAGCTGAAAGAGGGCGTCGCCAAGGCGGGCGTTACGCTGGAGAAGATCCTCGTTACCCACGGGCATCTCGACCATTGCGGGCAGGCGGGGATGCTGGCCGACGAACTGGGCCTCGACATCGAAGGCCCGCATGAGGACGACCTCTTCTGGATCGACCAGTTGGATGACGACGGCCCGCGCTGGGGGATGGTGGCGAAAAGCTTCACCCCGACCCGCTGGCTCAAGCATGGCGACACGGTGACGGTGGGCGAATTGACGCTCGACGTGATCCACTGCCCCGGCCACACGCCGGGCCACGTGGTGTTCTTCCACGAACCCAGCCGCTTCGCGATTGTCGGCGATGTGCTGTTCCAGGGCTCGATCGGCCGCACCGATTTCCCGCGCGGCAATCATCAGGACCTGATCGATTCGATCACCCAGCGCCTCTGGCCCTTGGGCGAGGACGTGATGTTCATCCCCGGCCACGGCCCGACGAGCACCTTCGGGCGTGAACGCAAGACCAACGCCTTCGTCAGCGATTACGCGCTGAGCTGA
- a CDS encoding beta-ketoacyl-ACP synthase III — translation MSGSRLLGTGSALPRRIVTNAELAERVDTSDEWIVARTGIRQRHIAEPDETTSTLAIAAARAALADAGVEASSIGLIILATATPDNTFPATATKVQAALGCNGGIAFDVGAVCSGFLYALAVADSLLTTGMAKRALVIGAETFSRILDWEDRTTCVLFGDGAGAVVLEAPSAENAGPDAPGILGTRLHADGDQHDLLYVDGGPSSTQTVGHVRMRGPEVFRHAVVNLSDVLKEVLENTGLKSEDLDWVVPHQANARILDATARKLGISPDKVVVTVDRHANTSAASVPLALDVARKDGRIKAGDLVMLEAMGGGFTWGASLIRM, via the coding sequence GTGAGCGGTTCGCGTCTGCTCGGAACGGGTTCGGCGCTCCCCCGCCGGATCGTGACCAATGCCGAACTTGCGGAGCGGGTCGACACGTCCGACGAATGGATCGTCGCGCGCACCGGCATCCGGCAGCGCCATATTGCGGAACCCGACGAGACCACCTCCACCCTCGCCATTGCCGCGGCCCGCGCCGCGCTGGCGGATGCCGGGGTCGAGGCATCGAGCATCGGTCTGATCATTCTCGCCACGGCGACGCCCGACAACACCTTTCCCGCGACTGCCACCAAGGTGCAGGCCGCGCTGGGCTGCAATGGCGGGATCGCTTTTGATGTCGGGGCGGTGTGTTCCGGCTTCCTTTATGCTCTGGCAGTCGCCGATTCGCTGCTGACCACCGGCATGGCAAAGCGCGCGCTGGTGATCGGCGCGGAAACCTTTAGCCGCATTCTCGATTGGGAAGACCGCACCACCTGCGTGCTGTTCGGCGACGGGGCAGGGGCCGTGGTGCTTGAAGCGCCCTCTGCCGAAAACGCGGGGCCGGACGCTCCCGGCATCCTCGGCACACGGCTCCACGCGGATGGCGATCAGCACGATCTGCTCTATGTCGATGGCGGGCCGTCGAGCACGCAAACGGTCGGCCATGTGCGCATGAGAGGGCCGGAAGTGTTCCGCCACGCGGTGGTGAACCTATCCGATGTCCTCAAGGAAGTCCTTGAAAATACAGGGTTAAAATCCGAGGATCTCGATTGGGTCGTGCCGCATCAGGCCAATGCCCGCATTCTTGACGCGACCGCGCGCAAGCTTGGCATTTCGCCCGACAAGGTGGTGGTCACGGTGGACCGCCATGCCAACACCTCGGCCGCTTCGGTGCCGCTCGCGCTCGATGTGGCGCGCAAGGACGGGCGGATCAAGGCCGGCGATCTGGTCATGCTGGAGGCGATGGGCGGCGGATTTACCTGGGGTGCCAGCCTGATCCGGATGTGA
- a CDS encoding MerR family transcriptional regulator, translating to MTGFDDGKDDGALRTIGEVSEALGIKPHVLRYWEAQFPLLKPLKRSGGRRYYRAADIEMVQTIDRLVNREGYTLKGAEAVLRAAAKSALDRRKDDRRGGDRRVDADDGELPGVRLMVSEAPEMTEVIAGLKAVRARLAAALGA from the coding sequence ATGACCGGTTTCGATGACGGCAAGGACGACGGCGCATTGCGCACGATCGGCGAAGTCAGCGAGGCGCTGGGCATCAAACCGCACGTGCTGCGCTACTGGGAAGCGCAATTCCCGCTGCTGAAGCCGCTGAAGCGCAGCGGCGGGCGGCGCTATTACCGCGCTGCCGATATCGAAATGGTCCAGACCATCGACCGGCTGGTGAACCGTGAGGGCTACACCCTCAAGGGCGCCGAGGCAGTGCTGCGCGCGGCAGCCAAATCCGCGCTCGACCGCCGCAAGGATGATCGCCGCGGCGGCGACAGGCGGGTTGACGCTGATGATGGTGAATTGCCGGGCGTGCGGCTGATGGTTTCCGAAGCACCCGAGATGACCGAGGTGATCGCGGGGCTGAAGGCGGTCCGCGCACGGTTGGCGGCAGCGCTGGGGGCCTAA
- the rpmF gene encoding 50S ribosomal protein L32, with amino-acid sequence MAVPKRKTSPSRRGMRRSHDALKVEAFGECPNCGELKRPHNICGHCGHYNGRQVVAVG; translated from the coding sequence ATGGCTGTCCCCAAGAGAAAAACTTCGCCCTCACGTCGCGGCATGCGTCGTTCGCACGATGCGCTGAAGGTTGAAGCCTTCGGTGAATGCCCGAACTGCGGTGAGCTGAAGCGCCCGCACAACATCTGCGGCCACTGCGGCCACTACAACGGGCGTCAGGTCGTCGCCGTCGGCTGA
- a CDS encoding MOSC domain-containing protein, which yields MEGRVIAVARDGAHRFSKEVVEAITIITGLGVKGDAHAGTTVKHRSRVKVDPTQPNLRQVHLIHAELFDEVAAKGFTVAPADLGENITTQGIDLLALPRGTVLAVGESVRLEVTGLRNPCAQIETFQPGLLGAVLDKAPDGTLIRKSGIMSIVLAGGAVQAGDAIRVELPAPPFLPLERV from the coding sequence ATGGAAGGCCGGGTCATCGCCGTCGCGCGGGATGGCGCCCACCGTTTCTCGAAGGAGGTGGTGGAGGCGATCACCATCATCACCGGTCTGGGGGTCAAGGGCGATGCCCATGCGGGGACCACGGTCAAGCACCGCTCGCGGGTGAAGGTCGATCCCACTCAGCCCAATCTGCGGCAGGTTCATCTGATCCACGCCGAACTGTTCGACGAAGTGGCGGCGAAGGGTTTCACCGTCGCCCCCGCCGATCTTGGCGAGAATATCACCACGCAGGGGATCGACCTGCTCGCCCTGCCGCGCGGCACGGTGCTGGCGGTGGGCGAGAGCGTGCGGCTGGAAGTGACAGGCCTGCGCAATCCCTGCGCCCAGATCGAAACATTTCAGCCCGGCCTGCTCGGTGCTGTGCTGGACAAGGCGCCCGATGGCACGCTGATCCGCAAGTCCGGGATCATGAGCATCGTGCTGGCGGGCGGGGCAGTGCAGGCTGGCGACGCGATCAGAGTGGAACTGCCCGCGCCGCCGTTTCTCCCACTGGAACGGGTCTAA
- a CDS encoding DsbA family protein has product MTVTRLFSLPLLALAPLMLAACDDAATADGAASGEALPAIAAPAGTKWADTVTVTPEGGYMIGNPDAPIKLVEYASHTCGHCADFAKTGKPTLKDKYVASGVVSFEQREAFLNPFDVVIAGLAQCGAKEQFQPLSDQVWGNLESVFAGLQGNPQAVQAASALPLNQRFVAIGEATGLIEFFAARGLSADQARSCLADTAKIEALVKTVEANNDKDKIAGTPTFFLNGKKIEGTTWEVVEPALQRAGAR; this is encoded by the coding sequence ATGACCGTGACCCGCCTGTTCTCGCTCCCCCTGCTCGCGCTTGCGCCGCTGATGCTCGCTGCGTGCGACGATGCCGCCACGGCTGATGGTGCCGCCTCGGGCGAGGCACTGCCCGCCATCGCCGCGCCGGCCGGGACCAAGTGGGCCGACACCGTCACCGTAACACCCGAAGGCGGGTACATGATCGGCAACCCCGATGCGCCGATCAAGCTGGTCGAATATGCCTCGCACACCTGCGGCCACTGCGCGGACTTTGCCAAGACCGGCAAGCCGACGCTCAAGGACAAGTATGTCGCCAGCGGCGTTGTCAGCTTCGAACAGCGCGAGGCGTTTCTCAATCCCTTCGACGTGGTGATCGCGGGCCTCGCCCAGTGCGGCGCGAAGGAACAGTTCCAGCCGCTGTCCGATCAGGTCTGGGGGAACCTCGAAAGCGTGTTCGCCGGGCTTCAGGGCAACCCGCAGGCGGTACAGGCGGCGAGCGCGCTGCCGCTCAACCAGCGCTTTGTCGCAATTGGCGAGGCGACCGGCCTTATCGAATTCTTCGCCGCACGCGGGCTCAGCGCCGATCAGGCCCGCTCCTGCCTTGCCGACACTGCCAAGATCGAAGCTTTGGTGAAGACCGTCGAAGCCAATAACGACAAGGACAAGATCGCCGGCACGCCGACCTTCTTCCTCAACGGCAAGAAGATCGAAGGCACGACCTGGGAAGTGGTCGAACCGGCCCTCCAGCGCGCCGGCGCGCGCTGA
- a CDS encoding MAPEG family protein produces the protein MNVLPVTLAAAAAAAVLNIWLGIRIGALRTALQISVGDGGSEALQRRMRAQLNYVENTAFVLVLIAAIELAGAGSWWLAYVAAAYFLSRIAHGFGMDGGKAQVGRMIGTLTTMLVQLGLAVVAALVAAGVL, from the coding sequence ATGAACGTGCTTCCTGTAACGCTCGCCGCCGCGGCGGCTGCCGCCGTGCTCAACATCTGGCTGGGGATTCGCATCGGCGCACTGCGCACCGCGCTCCAGATCAGCGTAGGCGACGGCGGGAGCGAGGCACTCCAGCGCCGGATGCGCGCGCAATTGAACTATGTCGAGAACACCGCCTTCGTGCTGGTCCTGATCGCAGCGATCGAACTGGCGGGCGCGGGAAGCTGGTGGCTGGCCTATGTCGCAGCAGCCTATTTCCTCAGCCGGATCGCGCACGGCTTCGGCATGGACGGCGGCAAGGCGCAAGTCGGCCGGATGATCGGGACGCTGACCACGATGCTGGTGCAGCTCGGCCTGGCGGTCGTGGCGGCGCTGGTGGCTGCGGGGGTGCTTTAG
- a CDS encoding chromosome segregation SMC family protein — protein MQIHRLKLSGFKSFVEPAELRIEPGLTGVVGPNGCGKSNLLEAIRWVMGETSAKSMRSGGMEDVIFAGTSTRPPRDFAEVVLHASDDRDDELVVTRRIERGAGSAYRVNGRDVRAKDVALTFADAATGAHSPALVSQGKIAQVIAAKPAERRAMLEEAAGIAGLHVRRKDAEGKLRGAEANLARLEDLMAGLDAQIASLKRQAKQAERYTELTHRIQAAEARLLFARWREAAAAAKAARAAAEAANAQVAEAQAAVEVAQREQAEAAQALADAREELADRRDDASAHGHRMAALAEKLEAAETRLADLERQRKRLEEDRSDADRLTGAAVEALGRLTQEVAASRDAVAAAEAARPLIAEKAEDKERASRAAELALAKATADQAGVEAEWRVAEAAVEQAENRLARIEAEAARIARARADLAASGDPEADVIAAREAAEDAAEELARLRAKLAEDQGRKGELQTLRDDAASALAAARAELAGIEREHTALARDRDARAKREAGRQGMATALDRVTVAPGYERALAAVLGRDGKSPLGAPASPQDGRFWTGAPAPKPVADSLAARLSQCPEELAARLALVHCVDADDGRALAPGEWLVTRAGHLRRWDGFVARGEGAAEAAQLEAANRFAELDAALPPLREAAARAEAEDKAVREELAALQTALVAQERGIAGAIEAERQALRRLDQAEAAKDRLAARLAELAASAGDIETQIAAAKGEVVTAREACARLPEKDAGRAALEAAQAKNTAARAAVQSALAELAAQDQALAVARERLAAQAADHAGWQARSSDAERRMAETTRRLAEIADEHAVHAAKPAALSAEIESGEEARTRFAAELAAADAVMREADTRQRAADAALATRTEVLAQARESRASLAARAENEELRRAEMARISGERFQCPPPLLGERFGFDETDLAPAADESTELEKLTAARERIGPVNLVAADELARIEAEHGSSAEEQAELVEAIARLRGSIGSLNREGRERLRAAFEAVDGHFRVLFTRLFEGGQAHLALVDSDDPLEAGLEIYAQPPGKRLQSLSLLSGGEQALTATALIFALFLTNPAPICVLDEVDAPLDDANVERFCDLLDSMVRTTTTRYLIVTHNAVTMSRMHRLFGVTMAEKGVSRLVSVDLGEAALLAAE, from the coding sequence ATGCAGATCCACCGGCTCAAGCTCAGCGGGTTCAAGAGCTTCGTCGAGCCGGCGGAATTGCGTATCGAGCCCGGGCTGACCGGCGTTGTCGGCCCCAATGGCTGCGGCAAATCCAACCTGCTCGAAGCGATCCGCTGGGTCATGGGGGAAACCTCGGCCAAGTCGATGCGATCGGGCGGGATGGAGGATGTGATCTTTGCGGGCACCTCCACCCGCCCCCCGCGCGACTTTGCCGAAGTGGTGCTCCACGCCAGCGATGACCGCGATGATGAACTGGTCGTCACCCGCCGGATCGAGCGCGGCGCGGGCAGCGCCTATCGCGTCAACGGGCGGGACGTGCGCGCCAAGGATGTTGCGCTGACCTTCGCCGATGCGGCGACCGGCGCGCATTCCCCCGCACTCGTCAGCCAGGGCAAGATTGCGCAGGTCATCGCCGCCAAGCCTGCCGAGCGCCGCGCGATGCTGGAAGAGGCCGCCGGGATCGCCGGGCTGCACGTGCGCCGCAAGGATGCCGAGGGCAAGCTGCGCGGGGCGGAGGCGAACCTCGCGCGGCTCGAAGACCTGATGGCGGGCCTCGACGCACAGATCGCCTCGTTGAAGCGGCAGGCCAAGCAGGCAGAGCGTTACACAGAACTCACCCACAGGATTCAGGCTGCCGAAGCGCGCCTGCTGTTCGCACGCTGGCGCGAGGCCGCAGCCGCCGCCAAGGCCGCGCGGGCTGCAGCCGAAGCGGCCAATGCTCAGGTTGCCGAAGCGCAGGCGGCTGTGGAGGTCGCACAGCGCGAACAGGCCGAGGCCGCGCAGGCGCTCGCCGATGCGCGCGAGGAACTTGCCGACCGCCGCGATGATGCCAGCGCCCACGGACATCGCATGGCGGCGCTCGCCGAAAAGCTGGAAGCGGCCGAAACGCGGCTTGCCGATCTGGAACGGCAGCGCAAGCGGCTGGAGGAAGACCGCAGCGACGCCGACCGGCTGACCGGCGCGGCGGTCGAGGCGCTGGGGCGCTTGACGCAGGAAGTCGCCGCCAGCCGTGACGCCGTCGCCGCCGCCGAGGCTGCGCGTCCGCTGATCGCCGAGAAGGCCGAGGACAAGGAACGCGCCAGCCGCGCCGCCGAACTCGCGCTGGCCAAGGCAACCGCCGATCAGGCCGGGGTCGAAGCCGAGTGGCGCGTTGCCGAAGCGGCGGTCGAACAGGCCGAAAACCGCCTCGCCCGGATCGAAGCCGAAGCCGCGCGCATCGCCCGCGCCCGCGCCGATTTGGCAGCGAGCGGCGATCCCGAGGCCGATGTCATCGCCGCGCGTGAAGCTGCCGAGGACGCGGCGGAGGAACTCGCCCGGCTGCGCGCAAAGTTGGCCGAAGATCAGGGTCGCAAGGGTGAATTGCAGACGCTGCGCGATGACGCGGCCTCTGCATTGGCCGCTGCCCGTGCCGAGCTCGCCGGGATCGAACGCGAGCACACCGCCCTCGCCCGTGACCGCGACGCCCGCGCCAAGCGGGAGGCCGGGCGGCAGGGCATGGCGACCGCGCTCGACCGCGTGACGGTCGCTCCGGGCTACGAACGCGCGCTTGCCGCCGTGCTGGGGCGTGACGGGAAATCGCCGCTGGGCGCCCCCGCCAGCCCGCAGGACGGGCGCTTCTGGACAGGTGCGCCTGCGCCCAAGCCGGTGGCCGACAGCTTGGCCGCCCGCCTCTCGCAATGCCCCGAAGAACTCGCCGCCCGCCTCGCGCTGGTGCATTGTGTCGATGCCGATGATGGCCGCGCGCTGGCTCCGGGCGAATGGCTGGTGACCCGCGCCGGGCACCTGCGCCGCTGGGACGGCTTCGTCGCGCGCGGTGAAGGCGCGGCAGAAGCAGCGCAGCTTGAAGCCGCCAACCGCTTTGCCGAACTCGACGCCGCCCTCCCCCCCTTGCGCGAAGCCGCCGCCCGGGCCGAGGCCGAGGACAAGGCGGTGCGCGAGGAGTTGGCGGCGCTCCAGACCGCCCTCGTGGCGCAGGAACGCGGCATCGCTGGCGCAATCGAGGCAGAACGTCAGGCGCTGCGCCGGCTCGATCAGGCCGAAGCCGCCAAGGATCGCCTCGCCGCGCGCCTCGCCGAACTCGCCGCTAGCGCCGGTGATATCGAAACCCAGATCGCCGCCGCGAAGGGCGAAGTCGTAACCGCACGCGAAGCCTGCGCCCGCCTCCCTGAAAAGGACGCCGGACGCGCCGCCTTGGAAGCCGCGCAAGCGAAGAACACCGCCGCCCGCGCCGCGGTGCAATCCGCCCTCGCCGAACTGGCCGCACAGGATCAGGCGCTGGCAGTCGCGCGTGAACGGCTTGCGGCACAAGCTGCCGACCACGCCGGATGGCAGGCGCGCTCCTCCGATGCCGAGCGGCGCATGGCCGAAACCACCCGGCGGCTTGCGGAAATCGCCGACGAACACGCCGTCCACGCCGCCAAACCTGCCGCGCTCTCCGCCGAGATCGAATCCGGCGAGGAAGCCCGCACGCGCTTTGCCGCGGAACTCGCCGCCGCTGACGCGGTGATGCGCGAGGCCGACACGCGGCAACGTGCCGCCGATGCTGCGCTTGCCACCCGTACCGAAGTCCTCGCCCAGGCCCGCGAAAGCCGCGCCAGCCTGGCCGCCCGCGCCGAGAACGAGGAGCTGCGCCGCGCAGAAATGGCGCGCATCTCGGGCGAACGCTTCCAGTGCCCGCCGCCGCTACTGGGTGAACGCTTCGGCTTCGACGAGACCGACCTTGCCCCTGCCGCCGACGAATCCACCGAGCTTGAAAAGCTCACCGCCGCGCGCGAACGGATCGGGCCGGTCAACCTCGTCGCCGCCGATGAACTTGCCCGGATCGAGGCTGAACATGGGTCCAGCGCCGAGGAGCAGGCCGAGTTGGTCGAGGCGATTGCGCGGTTGCGCGGTTCGATCGGCAGCCTCAACCGCGAAGGCCGCGAACGCCTGCGCGCGGCCTTCGAAGCGGTCGACGGGCATTTCCGTGTGCTGTTCACCCGGTTGTTCGAAGGCGGGCAAGCGCATCTCGCGCTGGTCGATAGCGACGATCCGCTGGAAGCTGGCCTCGAAATCTACGCCCAGCCGCCGGGCAAGCGCCTGCAATCGCTGTCGCTCCTCTCGGGCGGTGAGCAGGCGCTGACCGCGACCGCGCTGATCTTCGCGCTGTTCCTCACCAACCCCGCGCCGATCTGCGTGCTCGACGAAGTCGATGCGCCGCTGGACGACGCCAACGTCGAACGCTTCTGCGATTTGCTGGATTCGATGGTCCGCACCACCACCACGCGCTACCTGATCGTCACCCACAACGCGGTGACGATGAGCCGGATGCACCGCCTGTTCGGTGTGACAATGGCGGAAAAAGGCGTCTCGCGCCTGGTGAGCGTCGATCTGGGAGAAGCCGCGCTGCTGGCGGCGGAGTAG
- the plsX gene encoding phosphate acyltransferase PlsX, with protein sequence MSLPRIAVDAMGGDEGVRVMVEGAALARRDHDKFKFLLVGDGKRIEAALESHPNLRAASEILHCDDVVGGDELPSKAIRRAKTTSMGLAVNAVKTGDAGAAVSAGNTGALMAMSKLALRTMPGIDRPALAAIMPTLQAHDVVMLDLGANTEADARNLVQYAVMGAAYSRIVNGFDKPVVRLLNIGTEEIKGTEELRDAAAMLTAACANGGLELQFDGFVESDKINRGETHVVVTDGFSGNIALKAIEGSARFVTDLLRQAFTSSLRSKIGFLVSRPATELLKHHLDPNNHNGAVFLGLNGVVVKSHGSANAKGVAHAVAVTARLLENKLTERIALDLSRLGEGALRQNGRTSTANDSEKPA encoded by the coding sequence ATGAGCCTCCCGCGTATCGCTGTCGATGCGATGGGCGGCGATGAAGGCGTGCGCGTCATGGTCGAAGGCGCAGCGCTTGCTCGCCGTGATCACGACAAGTTCAAGTTCCTCCTCGTGGGGGACGGGAAGCGGATCGAAGCCGCATTGGAGAGCCACCCGAACCTGCGGGCGGCCTCCGAAATCCTGCATTGCGATGATGTGGTGGGCGGCGACGAGCTGCCCAGCAAGGCGATCCGCCGCGCCAAGACCACGTCGATGGGCCTCGCCGTCAATGCGGTGAAGACTGGCGACGCCGGCGCCGCGGTCAGCGCGGGCAACACCGGCGCGCTGATGGCGATGAGCAAACTCGCGCTGCGCACCATGCCGGGCATTGATCGTCCCGCGCTCGCCGCGATCATGCCGACCTTGCAGGCGCATGATGTGGTGATGCTCGATCTGGGCGCCAACACCGAAGCCGATGCCCGCAACCTCGTGCAATACGCAGTGATGGGTGCGGCCTATTCGCGGATCGTCAACGGCTTCGACAAGCCGGTCGTCCGCCTGCTCAACATCGGCACCGAAGAAATCAAGGGCACCGAAGAGCTGCGCGATGCCGCAGCCATGCTCACCGCCGCCTGCGCCAATGGCGGGTTGGAGCTCCAGTTCGATGGCTTCGTCGAAAGCGACAAGATCAACCGCGGCGAGACCCATGTGGTCGTGACCGATGGCTTCTCTGGCAATATCGCGTTGAAGGCGATCGAAGGCTCGGCGCGCTTCGTCACCGATCTGCTGCGGCAGGCCTTCACGTCGTCGCTGCGTTCCAAGATCGGCTTTCTGGTCTCGCGCCCGGCGACCGAGCTGCTCAAGCATCACCTCGATCCTAACAACCACAATGGCGCGGTGTTCCTCGGCCTCAACGGTGTGGTGGTGAAGAGCCACGGCAGCGCCAATGCCAAGGGCGTGGCCCACGCCGTCGCCGTCACCGCCCGCCTGCTCGAAAACAAGCTGACCGAGCGGATCGCGCTGGATCTTTCGCGGCTGGGTGAGGGCGCGCTGCGTCAGAACGGCCGCACGTCCACCGCCAATGACAGCGAGAAACCTGCGTGA
- a CDS encoding integration host factor subunit alpha, protein MMRSVGTLTRADLAETINRKMGFSRAESLDMVEAILAKMSDALAKGENVKISGFGSFVLRDKNERIGRNPKTGIEVPITPRRVMTFRASQLLKERIAKG, encoded by the coding sequence ATGATGCGTTCGGTTGGCACTTTGACCCGCGCTGATCTGGCAGAAACCATCAATCGCAAGATGGGCTTCAGCCGGGCCGAGTCGCTCGATATGGTAGAGGCAATCCTCGCCAAGATGAGCGATGCTCTCGCCAAGGGCGAAAACGTCAAGATTTCGGGCTTCGGCAGCTTCGTGCTGCGTGACAAGAATGAACGGATCGGCCGCAATCCCAAGACCGGGATCGAAGTGCCGATCACCCCGCGCCGGGTGATGACCTTCCGGGCCAGCCAGCTGCTCAAGGAACGCATCGCCAAGGGCTAA